The genomic interval CTATAAGAAACAAGAAACATTTCCCGATTGTATTAAGGCTCAAGCCATCATGCAAATTACTTGAAAATGTGTGGGAGTCATATTTACTTTCAATCCTGTGATTTCTGCAACAATTTCTACTTTCTAATTGTTGGACAGTTAAATGTAGAGTTTAGTGTAATTGCTATTGCCATTCAATCACATATCCATAATTTCTATTTTACACCTAAGAAATAACGACTTCTCTCCAATTCCCGCTAGGCAGCTTATCACTCTCTAAGCTTCGTGGAAGTTCGCGCGCTTTCCCCTGCCGTAATGACTATGTTTTAAACTTGACTATCTAAACCTGTTATTAAAATTTTGCTTAGTTTGGTACTATATAATCTCAATTTGCATTCTTCAACTGCCAACTAGTAAGTATTGATAGAGAAACCTtaggtattaagtatatttaatgaaaattatCTATAAATATTCTAAAATGTTGCAAACTAAACTGAACTTATCTTCTCTAAATCCTCAGTACATGACGAAGagaaacaaaaagaaattaaaaacaaagcCAATCAATTCAAGTCGGTGTCCATATTTGTGCTTTTTTTTCATTTCGCTTTACAGAAATGTGTACATTACGTGTTTCTCCTCAGTTGTTAGGTTCTTTCAATGAATGAATTGTTTCCATCGGCTTCTGTTGGTGGCCATTTTCGCGATGTTGTAAAATTAAGTGTACTCGAGAACGAGTATGTGTTCGAGCTCTAAACGGTAATTGCCTCACTTTGCCACATAGATGAGcgaatcaaaatattattatatcaataaatcaataaattgaATATATCTAAGGATTTCGTTTACTTTCCAGGAGTCTGACGACGAGATCTCACACCTGGAGTGGGAGACGGTGCGCGTGCGCTTCGTGAAAGCCGGTACCGTCGAGAGACTCGTCGAGGCCCTGGCCACCGACGATGGCGAGCTCGAGTCCACTTACGTCAACGTCTTCCTCGCCACATACCGGTAAATAGACTAAATAGCTATTATAGTTATAATGGAAACTGGTTCCACAAGTTGGAAATGTGATCCCATGAAAATATCAATAGAAGATTGACATAGTTCAAAGAATAGCCTATTTCACTCTCCAGAGTTTTGCTTTTAGTCaagcaaaaatcatgtcgatctgttgcagcgtgattgaaggaaaaatcaacaaacacactttcgcatttaggatTTTGTTGTAATGTACaggcgggtcagctagtatcTCCATAACTTATTTGTGTTCGTTTGTTTCTATGACTTattagtgtttttttgttgtttcagcTCCTTTGCGGAGTGCAGCCGTGTTTTAGATCTGCTATTGCGTCGGTACGAGGCACTGGCGGCGGAGGATGTGCTCCCCACGATCAGTGACACGTCGCAACAACATAGAAAGTGGGTGTCTTTAGATCAATGTACTTTCCATTACTGTCTATATGTCTTGCACTTCTTCAAAACGCTGTTGCTTTTAATTCTTTATTGATATAAGGGCCTAAATTCAAAGCCGCGAGGCGCAAAAACTGCGCTGTGTGATTTCGCGGCTCGAAGCGTATCACTTTACCCTTTTGTCTTTAAGAAGTTTTTGACGATACGATGTCGGGTCGCGGTTATAAGTTTCAACCCTAATAAGGATAGGAGTAGGTATAATGGAAATAAAACTGGTGTAATGGATTTTTCTGAGGAGTTTTTTTAAGTATAGACCTTCGCTGAATCACAAGTTTGTCTTTATTATGGGCGGGatgaaatattatgaaaacCTCTACAAGAAGTTTTacaataatgcggtgggttctcAAGTTCCCCGCCAGAAACCTAAGGTAGAGTTACTAAAATTAGACCTAGTACTTGACTTGATActacttaaatacttaaattaaaaataataaggcTTCTTTGGATTTTGGTTCGCAGTTTGTTTGGGAAATTGATGgatacttagattttttttaaggttAGTGAATAAACTAGAATGTCACGCAACAAAAACGTGTGATTATTAAAAAGGGCATTATTTCGCACAAAATTGATCCAGTTTCAGTCACGTTGCAAACTACTTGATTGAAACGTCTCGTAAAGCAGGGTGCGGGCTTCGCAAGGGTTACGtcgaattcttttatttttacattcaCTGTCCCACAACCCACATTCTACTGTACAAGCTGTCTCAGAGAAACGTTATACATACCCATAGTAGTTATGGTTAAAAATGGCTGAGAGGTTAGGTTAGCttttcggaaaattaaagagcatTTCTGGTTTTGGTTGTTGTAGGACTCTGGTGGCATGTCTCCACGTTTGGCTGGACACCTACCCGGAGGACTTTCGGCAGCCCCCGCACCACCCCGCACTGCAGCAGCTCCTCGCCTTCACGCAGCTCCACCTGCCTGGCTCTGAGCTACACTCGAAGGTTGCTTCACTTTCTACTTTATGCTGACGAGTATCTTATTAGCTGAGCTTTATGCATCTTCTTCTGTTTTATGCAACTAATAGTACATACTTGGTTATCGaatttcgtaaaaaaaaatcatcaattaTGATGGGATTATCCAGATTGCATCTAATATCATCATTCGCTTAGCATTATCAGTTGATAACAAGCTAAGATCTAATTTACTTTTGTGGAGGCCTATGAATCTCCCTCattttttgttttcagtataTTAATGGAAGTTCATAAAGTTGGCTTATAGTTGATATCAAGAGGTCCCAGTTTACTCCGTTGGTATCCGGGTGGTCCGTCGGACCTAAGATATGTAACTTATGTAGCGAAAGATACAGAAAATGAGTTCTAGCACGCTAATTCGTTTAAATCGTTGCAGGTGTTGCAGAAGCTAGCGATATTCAGTGCGGAACGAAATGGCAGCGCTGGCGGCGGTGGTGGCGGCGTGTGCCTCGCGCCCGGCATGCGCGTTGCGGCGCACCACACCAGCGCCTACCGCCTGCCGCACGTGCCGCACCGCCACTTCGCCGAGCAGCTCACGCGAATGGACATGGAGCTGTTCAAGAAGCTCGTCCCGCACCAGTGCCTCGGCGCTGTGTGGTCGCGCCGCGACAAGGACCGCTCGCACGACGCCGCCACCGTGCTCGCCACCGTCAACCAGTTCAACGCGGTGTCCTTCCGCGTCATCTCCACCGTGCTCGTCGAGCCGCACCTGCGCCCGGTCGATCGCGCCGACATCCTCGCGGCGTGGCTCGACATCGCCCGCGAGCTGAGAGTTTTGAAAAACTTCTCATCACTAAAAGCCATAATTTCCGGATTACAAAGTAATACCGTTTATAGGTTAAGGAAAACGTGGGCACTGTTGTCCAAAGAGAAGAGCGAACTGTTTGAAGAATTAGCAAGAATATTTAGCGAGGATAACAACCGTTGGGCTCAACGGGAGCTCTTGATGAGAGAAGGTACGGCAAAATTTGCAGATACCGTCGGTGAAAATGACCGACACTTGCAAAAATTGCTTCACGAGCGAGGATCCCCGGGCGTCAGCCACGGGACGATCCCTTATCTAGGTACGTTTTTAACAGATCTCACGATGATCGACACTGCCATTCCCGACACTGTTGCCGATGGACTGATTAACTTCGATAAGAGAAGAAAGGAGTTCGAAGTTCTAGCTCAAATAAAGTTATTACAAGGTGCTGCGAACGCTTATCACTTGCCTACCGACCCGATGTTCGACAGGTGGTTCGATTCTGTGCTAGTGCTCGACGACAGAGAGGCGTACCAACTATCCTGTCAAATCGAACCACCGACCAATCCACCGAAAGAACGGCGTGCGAAGAAAATTAACGAGAACAACAACCACTGTCATAGGAAAAATGATTCCATCGCCAGCACGAGTTCTAGTAATAGTTCACAGTTTTACTGCGAGACCGACGGCGCTGGAAACGCCTGGAAGAGAGATAGCTTAGAGAGACGGATCTCACCTACTAGATTATCACACGGTTCCTCTTCATCATCTTTGCCATCGTTAGATATATCGCTTTCAAGTGCGAACAGTGGTCAAAAGCAGGCGAATGGCAAAGTAGTTGGTACTAGTCCTGCTCACGCGAATAATACTCGGACGGGTCCAGATTTCTATATAATAAGAGTGACATATGAAACAGACTGTGTGGAAACGGAAGGTGTAGTGTTGTACAAGTCCATAATGCTCAGTAACAATGAGAGAACGCCGCAGGTGATCCGCAACGCCATGCTCAAACTGAATCTCGACGGCGATCCTGACTCTTACACTTTGGCACAAGTGTTGCCTGACAAGGGTACGTACTTTCTTTGCCGTGGAATTGTTTTATAGATTTTAATGTGATAGAGATATTTTATAATGCAAGTACCGTAATACAATTCGATTTCAAAAAACATTGAATTACTGGTCAGGCTAACATTTTCTATGGGACATAAACCTACTAGACAGTATGGCACtcaatttttagaaaatatacgTCAGTAATATTCCCGTGTAACTtattgcttttccgggataagtgTCACTCTCCGGGTCTTTAATTATGTGCCAAAAATCACGTCTATCCGTTGCTCCCTTGAagcgtgattggaggacaaacacactttcgtatttataatatgggcagtGATTATGTAGCAGTACTACAAAAATCTGTGGAGTAACATTCTTTTTGGTTTTGATTAGCTAGTTCTTGCCTTAGCAAAATATTCAGGTGCGTTTTAGATTTTTGCTCGTCGTTTACAGAGTCTACAAATAGAACTCTGTTAGTGGTAAGAAGCgctaaggtaaaaaaaaaacgggtcgagttgagaaccaccttctttttggaagtcggttaaaaacagcaTAGTTTCGCATCCTGGTACTCTCGCTATTTATTGCCcattattttactaaaatataatatgctaTAATTGGAATAAATGACAATTTCAGCTTTGagtttctaattaatttttatattttgcagAAATGCTGTTGCCAGCGAACGCCAACGTTTACTACGCAGTCAACACGGCCTATAACCTGAACTTCATACTGAGACCTCGAAAGAACCAGCAGGATGAGCCTCTTGTGAACGGCAAAGCCAGGAATAGACGAACTTGATTATACCTCAACGTGCAATCTTTATTCTGCTGTTCGTTTACGTGTAAATAATACATCCCATTCAAGAACAGGATATGCTTAAGCCTAAATCGTACATAACGCGCGACGGAGACTGCGGTAGTACTCACACCGGACGCGCGCGTACACGTGTCCGACCTGCATTACAGTACGGTTAGTATGAGTTATACacctcaccaacgttgatagaattcgagcgtcaaTACACAATAACGTCTGATTAAAATCAACCTAAAATTcgttgatttaaagtcaaaaatttagtaccatcgattttaatttcgcaaagTTGTAGCACTGGCTTTACATAACATTACAACAAGGACGTTTAGTTCAAATTTATTTTgatgttatttatattaattcgACTGccaaattctatcaacgttagtGAGATGTAAAACTCTCGTACTAAATTGAAGTGGCTTTGGACACGTCCCATCGCGCACTGGCTTTGATACAAAGGACTTTCATTACTAGTGTAGAATTATTCATTAACTACTTCCATTAGGACTATAACTAGTACTAAATTACTTGTGCCTCATATTAACTTAAAATTGATTGAATGGTGATTGAAAGTTGCGCTTAGAGCGCGTGTGTTCGTAAATCTGAGAGCAGGCACTTTtagatattttgtaaaataattcgaACCGGAATGTTTAGGTGGTCCTTATTTGCATAGTGAGTACTATCAGGTTGAAATCTTTGAGACTTTGCTTAGacaagtt from Maniola jurtina chromosome 1, ilManJurt1.1, whole genome shotgun sequence carries:
- the LOC123880980 gene encoding ral guanine nucleotide dissociation stimulator isoform X4, translated to MWRICGVSKAEPVLFSRGIDDDFPTWRLWGEERVDGAIYTVYLKKVRYHRPTRCASSESDDEISHLEWETVRVRFVKAGTVERLVEALATDDGELESTYVNVFLATYRSFAECSRVLDLLLRRYEALAAEDVLPTISDTSQQHRKTLVACLHVWLDTYPEDFRQPPHHPALQQLLAFTQLHLPGSELHSKVLQKLAIFSAERNGSAGGGGGGVCLAPGMRVAAHHTSAYRLPHVPHRHFAEQLTRMDMELFKKLVPHQCLGAVWSRRDKDRSHDAATVLATVNQFNAVSFRVISTVLVEPHLRPVDRADILAAWLDIARELRVLKNFSSLKAIISGLQSNTVYRLRKTWALLSKEKSELFEELARIFSEDNNRWAQRELLMREGTAKFADTVGENDRHLQKLLHERGSPGVSHGTIPYLGTFLTDLTMIDTAIPDTVADGLINFDKRRKEFEVLAQIKLLQGAANAYHLPTDPMFDRWFDSVLVLDDREAYQLSCQIEPPTNPPKERRAKKINENNNHCHRKNDSIASTSSSNSSQFYCETDGAGNAWKRDSLERRISPTRLSHGSSSSSLPSLDISLSSANSGQKQANGKVVGTSPAHANNTRTGPDFYIIRVTYETDCVETEGVVLYKSIMLSNNERTPQVIRNAMLKLNLDGDPDSYTLAQVLPDKEMLLPANANVYYAVNTAYNLNFILRPRKNQQDEPLVNGKARNRRT
- the LOC123880980 gene encoding ral guanine nucleotide dissociation stimulator isoform X5 encodes the protein MSQDAESLQPTWRLWGEERVDGAIYTVYLKKVRYHRPTRCASSESDDEISHLEWETVRVRFVKAGTVERLVEALATDDGELESTYVNVFLATYRSFAECSRVLDLLLRRYEALAAEDVLPTISDTSQQHRKTLVACLHVWLDTYPEDFRQPPHHPALQQLLAFTQLHLPGSELHSKVLQKLAIFSAERNGSAGGGGGGVCLAPGMRVAAHHTSAYRLPHVPHRHFAEQLTRMDMELFKKLVPHQCLGAVWSRRDKDRSHDAATVLATVNQFNAVSFRVISTVLVEPHLRPVDRADILAAWLDIARELRVLKNFSSLKAIISGLQSNTVYRLRKTWALLSKEKSELFEELARIFSEDNNRWAQRELLMREGTAKFADTVGENDRHLQKLLHERGSPGVSHGTIPYLGTFLTDLTMIDTAIPDTVADGLINFDKRRKEFEVLAQIKLLQGAANAYHLPTDPMFDRWFDSVLVLDDREAYQLSCQIEPPTNPPKERRAKKINENNNHCHRKNDSIASTSSSNSSQFYCETDGAGNAWKRDSLERRISPTRLSHGSSSSSLPSLDISLSSANSGQKQANGKVVGTSPAHANNTRTGPDFYIIRVTYETDCVETEGVVLYKSIMLSNNERTPQVIRNAMLKLNLDGDPDSYTLAQVLPDKEMLLPANANVYYAVNTAYNLNFILRPRKNQQDEPLVNGKARNRRT
- the LOC123880980 gene encoding ral guanine nucleotide dissociation stimulator isoform X1, which codes for MLVRGCAGAGGELRHSLAERTKALAAKCHALRSPALPRESRSADRRRIKGRKSQTRWYVKQPTWRLWGEERVDGAIYTVYLKKVRYHRPTRCASSESDDEISHLEWETVRVRFVKAGTVERLVEALATDDGELESTYVNVFLATYRSFAECSRVLDLLLRRYEALAAEDVLPTISDTSQQHRKTLVACLHVWLDTYPEDFRQPPHHPALQQLLAFTQLHLPGSELHSKVLQKLAIFSAERNGSAGGGGGGVCLAPGMRVAAHHTSAYRLPHVPHRHFAEQLTRMDMELFKKLVPHQCLGAVWSRRDKDRSHDAATVLATVNQFNAVSFRVISTVLVEPHLRPVDRADILAAWLDIARELRVLKNFSSLKAIISGLQSNTVYRLRKTWALLSKEKSELFEELARIFSEDNNRWAQRELLMREGTAKFADTVGENDRHLQKLLHERGSPGVSHGTIPYLGTFLTDLTMIDTAIPDTVADGLINFDKRRKEFEVLAQIKLLQGAANAYHLPTDPMFDRWFDSVLVLDDREAYQLSCQIEPPTNPPKERRAKKINENNNHCHRKNDSIASTSSSNSSQFYCETDGAGNAWKRDSLERRISPTRLSHGSSSSSLPSLDISLSSANSGQKQANGKVVGTSPAHANNTRTGPDFYIIRVTYETDCVETEGVVLYKSIMLSNNERTPQVIRNAMLKLNLDGDPDSYTLAQVLPDKEMLLPANANVYYAVNTAYNLNFILRPRKNQQDEPLVNGKARNRRT
- the LOC123880980 gene encoding ral guanine nucleotide dissociation stimulator isoform X3; amino-acid sequence: MWRICGVSKAEPVLFSRGIDDDFQPTWRLWGEERVDGAIYTVYLKKVRYHRPTRCASSESDDEISHLEWETVRVRFVKAGTVERLVEALATDDGELESTYVNVFLATYRSFAECSRVLDLLLRRYEALAAEDVLPTISDTSQQHRKTLVACLHVWLDTYPEDFRQPPHHPALQQLLAFTQLHLPGSELHSKVLQKLAIFSAERNGSAGGGGGGVCLAPGMRVAAHHTSAYRLPHVPHRHFAEQLTRMDMELFKKLVPHQCLGAVWSRRDKDRSHDAATVLATVNQFNAVSFRVISTVLVEPHLRPVDRADILAAWLDIARELRVLKNFSSLKAIISGLQSNTVYRLRKTWALLSKEKSELFEELARIFSEDNNRWAQRELLMREGTAKFADTVGENDRHLQKLLHERGSPGVSHGTIPYLGTFLTDLTMIDTAIPDTVADGLINFDKRRKEFEVLAQIKLLQGAANAYHLPTDPMFDRWFDSVLVLDDREAYQLSCQIEPPTNPPKERRAKKINENNNHCHRKNDSIASTSSSNSSQFYCETDGAGNAWKRDSLERRISPTRLSHGSSSSSLPSLDISLSSANSGQKQANGKVVGTSPAHANNTRTGPDFYIIRVTYETDCVETEGVVLYKSIMLSNNERTPQVIRNAMLKLNLDGDPDSYTLAQVLPDKEMLLPANANVYYAVNTAYNLNFILRPRKNQQDEPLVNGKARNRRT
- the LOC123880980 gene encoding ral guanine nucleotide dissociation stimulator isoform X6, which codes for MSQDAESLPTWRLWGEERVDGAIYTVYLKKVRYHRPTRCASSESDDEISHLEWETVRVRFVKAGTVERLVEALATDDGELESTYVNVFLATYRSFAECSRVLDLLLRRYEALAAEDVLPTISDTSQQHRKTLVACLHVWLDTYPEDFRQPPHHPALQQLLAFTQLHLPGSELHSKVLQKLAIFSAERNGSAGGGGGGVCLAPGMRVAAHHTSAYRLPHVPHRHFAEQLTRMDMELFKKLVPHQCLGAVWSRRDKDRSHDAATVLATVNQFNAVSFRVISTVLVEPHLRPVDRADILAAWLDIARELRVLKNFSSLKAIISGLQSNTVYRLRKTWALLSKEKSELFEELARIFSEDNNRWAQRELLMREGTAKFADTVGENDRHLQKLLHERGSPGVSHGTIPYLGTFLTDLTMIDTAIPDTVADGLINFDKRRKEFEVLAQIKLLQGAANAYHLPTDPMFDRWFDSVLVLDDREAYQLSCQIEPPTNPPKERRAKKINENNNHCHRKNDSIASTSSSNSSQFYCETDGAGNAWKRDSLERRISPTRLSHGSSSSSLPSLDISLSSANSGQKQANGKVVGTSPAHANNTRTGPDFYIIRVTYETDCVETEGVVLYKSIMLSNNERTPQVIRNAMLKLNLDGDPDSYTLAQVLPDKEMLLPANANVYYAVNTAYNLNFILRPRKNQQDEPLVNGKARNRRT
- the LOC123880980 gene encoding ral guanine nucleotide dissociation stimulator isoform X2, with the protein product MLVRGCAGAGGELRHSLAERTKALAAKCHALRSPALPRESRSADRRRIKGRKSQTRWYVKPTWRLWGEERVDGAIYTVYLKKVRYHRPTRCASSESDDEISHLEWETVRVRFVKAGTVERLVEALATDDGELESTYVNVFLATYRSFAECSRVLDLLLRRYEALAAEDVLPTISDTSQQHRKTLVACLHVWLDTYPEDFRQPPHHPALQQLLAFTQLHLPGSELHSKVLQKLAIFSAERNGSAGGGGGGVCLAPGMRVAAHHTSAYRLPHVPHRHFAEQLTRMDMELFKKLVPHQCLGAVWSRRDKDRSHDAATVLATVNQFNAVSFRVISTVLVEPHLRPVDRADILAAWLDIARELRVLKNFSSLKAIISGLQSNTVYRLRKTWALLSKEKSELFEELARIFSEDNNRWAQRELLMREGTAKFADTVGENDRHLQKLLHERGSPGVSHGTIPYLGTFLTDLTMIDTAIPDTVADGLINFDKRRKEFEVLAQIKLLQGAANAYHLPTDPMFDRWFDSVLVLDDREAYQLSCQIEPPTNPPKERRAKKINENNNHCHRKNDSIASTSSSNSSQFYCETDGAGNAWKRDSLERRISPTRLSHGSSSSSLPSLDISLSSANSGQKQANGKVVGTSPAHANNTRTGPDFYIIRVTYETDCVETEGVVLYKSIMLSNNERTPQVIRNAMLKLNLDGDPDSYTLAQVLPDKEMLLPANANVYYAVNTAYNLNFILRPRKNQQDEPLVNGKARNRRT